The following are encoded together in the Candidatus Schekmanbacteria bacterium RIFCSPLOWO2_02_FULL_38_14 genome:
- a CDS encoding type II secretion system protein GspG — protein MKKALSSNSGFTFIEIMVVVVIIGILATLVGTAVIGRIDEANIAKAKSDIATLQGSLQLYKLDNGNYPTTEQGLDLLVKPPAETEGSKTWKEGGYIEGGRLPLDSWKNQYQYLSPGVNNPNYDLWSMGKDGESGNEDDIQSWNLDKAWK, from the coding sequence ATGAAAAAAGCATTAAGCTCAAATTCTGGCTTTACATTCATTGAGATAATGGTTGTAGTTGTAATAATAGGTATTCTTGCAACCCTTGTTGGCACTGCTGTTATTGGGAGAATTGATGAAGCAAATATTGCCAAGGCTAAAAGCGATATAGCAACCCTTCAGGGTTCGCTTCAACTTTATAAACTTGATAACGGGAATTACCCGACAACGGAACAGGGACTTGATTTGCTTGTAAAACCTCCTGCTGAAACTGAAGGCTCAAAAACATGGAAAGAAGGGGGATATATTGAAGGAGGAAGGCTTCCTTTGGATTCATGGAAAAACCAGTATCAGTACCTCTCACCGGGCGTCAATAATCCAAATTATGATTTGTGGTCTATGGGAAAGGACGGGGAAAGCGGCAATGAAGATGATATTCAGAGCTG